In Triticum aestivum cultivar Chinese Spring chromosome 5B, IWGSC CS RefSeq v2.1, whole genome shotgun sequence, the following proteins share a genomic window:
- the LOC123113359 gene encoding serine/threonine-protein kinase pak-1, with amino-acid sequence MAFSPRSPWSRSKKPDIYSTVVVHDDEDDARGGGGAARAEDDDDDDPSALPPLLQRLPKDFGGASFDDDDDPYSSDLDDASLSATVVIKRGAPASTSSSSRSPFLDLRRSSPRAAEADPYSTFVVHGTGRSGGASSPRESVSGTFIRHSGGPPSPRESVSGTFIRHTRGSSSPHESFSGTFIHHTSSASSPRDSASGAGAGFGSSFITPSAGQAEEDRQPSLLMQQQQSRRKASMSSLPDSVTREDPSTKYELLHELGKGSYGAVYKARDLRTQELVAVKIISLTEGEEGYEDIRGEIEMLQQCSHPNVVRYFGSYQGEEYLWIVMEYCGGGSVADLIGITEEPLDEPQIAYICRETLKGLAYLHTIFKVHRDIKGGNILLTDQGEVKLGDFGVAAQLTRTMSKRNTFIGTPHWMAPEVIQESRYDGKVDVWALGVSAIEMAEGMPPRSTVHPMRVIFMISSEPAPMLEDKEKWSLLFHDFIAKCLTKDARLRPPAIEMLKHKFIEKCNTGASKMLAKIKEAKIIRETAAQNQLPDSDDAMDATVRINEDYGETVPTNSQSTHETKNDGSGGDFGTMIVHPEDGDEAAESSIFPRTEFIPGLGSINSFTHDPKRAELISKFWAESTADSDASKERDLYGLPDIQEPKTMPRSTGTVKQHKGAEGTVLRHDITASPGVASTMNKLSSSPSRKAFSVQDKLWSIYAAGNTVPIPFLKAIDISPLALVSDSVAGNGPAGSSTTDALEAVRELFSGDGQAKKGRKGQNEAPLPPGVHDRLTTSPTLMNLAQALAYHKTCYEDMPLQDSQATEEQQTIQNLCDTLRTILRL; translated from the exons ATGGCCTTCTCCCCGCGCTCGCCGTGGTCGCGCTCCAAAAAGCCCGACATCTACTCCACCGTCGTGGTccacgacgacgaggacgacgcccgcggcggcggcggcgccgcccgcgcggaggatgacgacgacgacgacccctCCGCGCTGCCCCCGCTCCTCCAGCGCCTCCCCAAGGACTTCGGCGGCGCGTccttcgacgacgacgacgacccctATTCCTCGGACCTCGACGACGCCTCGCTCTCCGCCACCGTCGTCATCAAGCGCGGCGCCCCCgcctccacatcctcctcctcccgaTCCCCGTTCCTGGATCTGCgccgctccagcccccgcgccgccGAGGCCGACCCGTATTCCACCTTCGTCGTCCACGGCACCGGGCGCTCCGGCGGCGCCTCCAGCCCGCGGGAGTCCGTCTCCGGCACGTTTATACGCCACTCGGGTGGCCCCCCCAGCCCCCGCGAGTCCGTCTccggcacattcatccgccacacccGTGGCTCCTCCAGCCCCCACGAGTCGTTCTCCGGCACGTTCATTCACCACACCAGCAGCGCCTCCAGTCCACGCGACTCCGCCTCCGGTGCCGGTGCTGGGTTTGGGTCCTCATTCATAACCCCTTCGGCCGGGCAGGCGGAGGAGGACCGGCAGCCATCACTTCTGATGCAGCAGCAGCAATCAAGGCGGAAGGCATCAATGAGCTCTTTGCCAGATAGTGTTACTAGGGAGGATCCTTCAACCAAGTATGAGTTGCTCCATGAGCTCG GGAAAGGTTCATATGGTGCAGTGTACAAGGCGAGGGATCTCAGAACGCAGGAGCTTGTAGCTGTCAAGATCATCTCCTTAACAGAAGGG GAAGAAGGATATGAAGATATACGGGGAGAAATTGAGATGCTACAGCAGTGCAGCCATCCAAATGTTGTGCGCTACTTTGGGAGTTATCAAGGAGAAGAATACCTTTGG ATAGTTATGGAGTATTGTGGTGGTGGAAGTGTTGCTGACTTGATAGGCATTACAGAGGAGCCTCTTGACGAACCGCAAATAGCTTATATATGTCGAGAAACATTAAAG GGTCTTGCTTACTTGCACACAATTTTCAAAGTTCATAGAGATATTAAGGGTGGCAACATTCTACTGACTGATCAAGGCGAGGTGAAGTTGG GCGATTTTGGTGTTGCTGCCCAACTAACAAGAACCATGTCAAAGCGCAACACG TTCATCGGTACTCCACACTGGATGGCGCCAGAGGTCATTCAAGAAAGTCGTTATGATGGGAAG GTAGATGTTTGGGCTCTTGGTGTGTCTGCAATAGAGATGGCAGAG GGCATGCCACCGAGATCCACTGTGCATCCAATGAGA GTGATCTTCATGATATCTAGTGAACCTGCACCGATGCTGGAGGATAAGGAGAAGTG GTCTCTTCTCTTTCATGATTTTATTGCCAAGTGCCTAACAAAGGATGCAAGACTCCGGCCTCCTGCAATTGAGATGCTGAAG CACAAATTTATTGAGAAGTGCAACACTGGAGCTTCAAAAATGTTGGCAAAGATCAAGGAagcaaaaatcatcagagaaaCAGCTGCACAAAACCAGCTGCCTGACTCTGATGAT GCAATGGATGCAACTGTTCGAATTAATGAAGATTATGGAGAAACTGTTCCGACAAACTCTCAGTCAACTCATGAAACAAAAAATGATGGTTCGGGAG GCGATTTTGGCACAATGATAGTCCATCCTGAAGATGGCGATGAAGCGGCCGAATCATCTATTTTCCCAAGAACAGAGTTCATACCGGGCCTTGGTAGCATCAACTCTTTCACGCATGATCCAAAGAGGGCTGAGCTTATTTCAAAATTTTG gGCGGAGAGCACAGCTGATAGTGATGCCAGTAAAGAGCGGGACTTGTATGGACTTCCTGACATCCAAGAACCTAAAACAATGCCACGTTCAACTGGAACAGTTAAGCAGCACAAGGGCGCAGAAGGGACTGTGCTGCGCCATGATATCACTGCATCACCAGGTGTTGCTAGCACAATGAACAAATTAAGCAGCAGCCCAAGCCGTAAAGCATTTTCGGTTCAGGATAAG CTCTGGTCAATCTATGCGGCCGGAAACACCGTGCCTATTCCATTTCTTAAGGCTATTGACATTTCACCACTAGCTCTAGTATCGGATAGCGTAGCAGGCAATGGCCCTGCTGGTTCAAGCACAACTGATGCCTTGGAGGCAGTCAGGGAGCTTTTCAGTGGCGACGGGCAGGCAAAGAAAGGGCGCAAAGGGCAAAATGAG GCCCCTCTTCCTCCTGGTGTGCACGACAGATTAACGACAAGCCCTACATTGATGAACCTGGCCCAGGCTCTCGCTTACCATAAGAC GTGCTACGAGGACATGCCTCTTCAAGATTCACAAGCGACAGAAGAGCAGCAGACGATACAGAACCTTTGTGATACGCTTCGGACCATACTGAGGTTGTAG